The nucleotide window AACAAAGAGTAAAACAAGAATGTCTGATGAAGTATTGGTCACTCTTGTTCACAGATGTGTTGCTGTTCTTCTCACCAAATGTGATGTTAGAAATTACTACATTTCTCCCCGTTTGGTTTAAGGTGATGTTTTTTCTAAGAGGCGTACCACCTGGCCGAGGAAGGTCTGCTCTTGCTCAAGCCATCGTCGATACCTTCAGTCAGAATTCAGTCTTTTGCTGTTCGAGTCAAACTACCTCAGTAGATGTGTCTGATCAAAACTGCCTTCAAGAGGTATGTATGGTTTGTCTGTTAATGTTGGTCAACCCTTGGTTCGGGAAATAACAGTTTATATTTTttactgtgaaggggtaactctgtttcaactttcagccccaggagtaggtggcaacctGCCCCCTGGTGGCATTTagtttgggtcgatagcccaaatctgttacgtgtagccctcaccttaaagtggccgtcCATGTTAGGTGATCTCTCACAAAATAACTACAGTTTTGTATTCTTGTGTCattcttcctttaaaaaaaacacaggttGAAATAAACTGTAAAAAGCACATCCGGGTTATCGTCGTCGACCACGCGGATAACCCGTCCAAAGACCTGAAGAAATACTTTTCCATGGCGCATCAGTACAACTACACAACCGTGGTTGTTCAGCCCAACACTACAGTGAGGGAAGATGGCGGGAACGTTTTACAAGTAAGAGAGAGCAACGAGGTACTACAGACGCCCAAGATGCTGTACCCTTTATTCTACGGCTGGTTTCTCGGTTATAATATCTCGTTGGACGTCCAGAGACACAGGAAGACACTTTACGATGAATGTTTGCAACAGTCAAAGTTTGTGGAGATATTCAACAAGTTCGCTCTTCCAGGTTCCCCACACAATTCATCAGGTAATTTTTATGGGATACTAATTGTCTCTTAAAGGTGGAGAGGGGGCAGTTTTCTTGTCCTCTTGGCATGTCAATAAGAATAATTATGAATGAATATATAATCCAGCATTATCACACACACAGCTCTTTCAAAAAGGCTCTCAAAACTTACTTCATAAATTTGGCCTACAATACCATGGTGTGTCAAGTGGTTTAGTTCAATGGACCcaaactctggtgttgtcagcagaagagtgtgggttcgaatcccggtaaTGACGCATCTGGCTggccttaagcaagacacttaaccatattcgctttgtaaaaagttgggaaggtagttcattctgctctatcagccaggctcctagtggatgatacccatgtcttatggactgtgaagggagtAACCGTGTTTCAGCCACAGGAGTAGGTTGCAACGTGCCattggtggcagttgattttgGTCAATAGCCCAAGTCAGTTAACTTGCCCTTACTTTGAAGTGGCCGTCCGACTGCCCCTTGTGGCGTTAGGCAATatctcttttcttttcttttaaacacCACTGCTTAATTCTTCTGCATTATTGACTGTACAGACTAAATGggtttgtcatttttttatatattttttttggagCACTATGAGCGCCTTTTTGAAGGTGAATTTGCATATTAATAATGTTACTATTATCTTGATCCTTTTTAAATGTTATCTTTTACGCCTCAGGTGGCTTGGATTTCGGGCGCTACTTCTCCCTCACAGGGTTATTGACGGGTCCCACATTACTTCATTGTACATCATTCTTCAGTAACTACGGCAACCGGACTGGTTCCAAGCAATATGCCACCTCTTCAGCCGTGAAGCAGAACACAGGCGGAGCGTACAACCTATCCATTATAGGGTTCTTGATAACCCCTCAAACATTTGGGGCACGTCTTCGTCTCACAAAAGATGAACTTGCCCTTTGGGGTGTCGATAATAGTAAAGAGGCTGACAAAACACACACAGAGTCAAATGTCGGCTCAAGGTCGTGGGTCAAGACTAACAAGGTCATCACAGCACGTACAAGTGACACGCTCAATGTGGACAAACCGGTTAGTTGCCCCAAGGGTTGGCGACCTCAGGAATTCTCCCCGACCTGCGGTCCTGGAAGTCGGGCTCACCTTACTCTTGGCCTGGGAGTGAACATCTCTGCAGTTCAGACAGGCATCGATTTAAATTTGATCATTCAACAAGAACTGCTGGCTCGTGACAAACCAAAGGACATCCCCACCCTCCAGCTTGCCGGTGGAATCGCCCGTTGCTATGGAGAAGGTAACTGGGCCATATATTTGGAGAAACCGCTTAAAGTTGGGGCATTATTCAGCGGCTGGAATTAGACTTAAATTTAAAGCCTCTCCTTTTCTGTGAAAGtaccaaacaaatttgtttaagcaACCATCTATTCTCTGTTAAAATAGAGCAATATTGATCACAATGAAACTGTATGCAAATAAAGTTAACACAAAGTTGAGTGAGATATACGACttcaaaaggggggggggggtagatgtTGTGGCATGTAATCGGCACAATGTCCTGAACACCAACTAgtggaagtacatgtatctaagaagtaactataaatactaaatagtaaacttacgggtacaaccatgtgtaagaTCTCTtttatggggtgtcgtggccgagcggataacagcatcaaactcaagctctggtgcttctgttcagcagagtgtgggttcgaatcccggtcgtgacacttgtgtccctgagcaagacacttaactataattgcttcactccacccaggggtaaatgggtacctgtgagagctgcgatggttcttgtgattgatttagccgagtagcgcattttaatgttgcacaggctgcatactccccaccagggagccgagatggtttaaggggtgatttaaggcccggtgaccaggggtaacaatgtGAAGCGCCTTGGGACGCCCTCCAcatgtgaaaagcgctatataaaaacgggttattattattattattttgtcagagtgttggctctgaaaagagctgctgtggtcttgacgtttcgagtagtttactctgctcgtcttcaggagaagggtatactgtttgaaacgtcaagaccacaccggctctttttaaacccaacactccctcaaataagagattttaaacataattgtacctgcaagtttacaaTTTAGTCTTTATAGTTCTTATTTTTTCACACTATGCAAAGCTAAACGCCATTTACATGTATCTAAGTAGATTTTGTCAGACATAGTGTTTTAATCGTCACCAAAGAAATAAACAGTGGGCAAGTCTTCTGAAATCAATAACAAAGTTCGAAATGGAACttttcaccattttttttttttcatacccGGATGGACAgttgtatttttaattaaaaactttttgaatgcatgtttatatatttaaatacttaaatatttatattaaatatAATGAGGTCGGTGATGACCTTGGCTTGATCGAAATGCTTGTATAATAATCGGGTcatttaatttgcatatttgtattaattttttaatgagGTTAATGCAGATTTCTACAAAAACTCTGtagaataaaaaatacaattgtaaagcaatatttatatttattcttATCTTGCCATTTAATAGATGACAAATTCCCAATTttttaattaccaaaaattCAGTTTATAAGTACCTCCAATCTTTGACAAACCTTTTAATTGAattttcacacacacaaaaatcaagCAATATGCTAAGCGCCTGTTTAGagtagttttcttttttaggttTTATAACAAATAGATTTTTGATAAGTTACATTTTGATTCAAATGATTCCAGCATGTAAAACGCATGGCGTTTACTATATTAATGAAGATTTGAAGATCGAAGCTGATGCAATAAAACTTGCTTTGAAACTTTTTATCAGATCATCCTCCGTTTGATTTTCTTATTTTAGTTATATACCATTCTTATGCTAGTTTATCAAAAACATTGCACTTTAAGACAATGTCAAATTGTGAAATTTATAACTTAGCAAAGACACAGACCTGTTgatatttaaaatgttgaaaaaataaataattttcattGCATCATCGCATCACCAAGCTGTAAAATATCTCAACTTGGTAAAAGTACCAATAGTCCTTAAAAAAATTATGCCTGAAATAAAACCAAGTCTAAAAATTACCCGAACAAGGGTCTGGACTTGACAAAACTcactttttataaaataaaaaaaaacataatgatTTTGTTTCCTCTATACATTCTAATTTGTCTTTATTGTCCTAATTTAAATACACCTTTCACCTCTTTCCCATATGctaacaaaattgtaaaaagattAGAGATTATTTTTTCATAGATTTGGTCTCACAATGAAATGCCTTCGCAAGCTCAAATTTAAAGAAATATAAGTTTGCTGTTATATGTCCAGTTATTGTTGATATTTATAAACATTCTTCTGATTTAAGTTTTCCcatcacacacaaacacaataCCATACAAATATGGTATAAATTTTATACAATATACTTTTTACTATAAAATATACTATATAATATACTGCATAtagtacattatacaattgtaaTAATTTGAAAGTGCCCAGGATAGAGGTCTCCAAAAAGCATTGGCTTGTCCAGTGGTGACCTCATGATACAAGACCCAAACCAAACATTGAAAATATAGTCTAAAAtagacatctgggcccaatttcatagagctgcttaagcacaaaattttgcttacgcaaaattccttgcttagtgaaatcagattaccggccaagactccactcaattgttatgctaagtaaacaacaactaaataccagtcacaagcaatgtatatggcatgaaattttggctggtaacatgtgtaaaataagcgagctattttcgtgcttaagcacattttttgcttaagcagctctatgaaattggcccctgagcTTGTATCAGAAGcagaataaagaaataaaatttgttaaaaGAGAAAGACACATTTGGACAAATTCATCAAAAAATCCActtttgtcaaaattaaaactATACCATATTTATGCTTAGCATGATCAAACGAACTACTAGCACACCATACTCAAGTTTATTCCTGTTTAGGTATGGTAATACGCATCATGCCAGATCTCACCCGATCGCTTCAGAGACctgaaaaaataaacacacattatttttaattgttgttgcATTCTGTAgcattttagcctttgagaaagactctgctagtgttGTAACATCAGaccattattttctttttgcatttaGTGGTTTTTGTAACATACTGGAGTTGTTGGTGCCGCGTCCAACACCCAACCTGGTGGACCAAAAAGAAATAAGGCAGGCCAATGACTTCATGAGGTCGAGCCGTAAGAACCAAGCTGGAAGAGATGGGGCATACAGACCCCTTGCACAATGCGCAGCGAACTTACACATGCCTAtcttgtccgccatttttagGGTCAAAATTGTGCACTAAGAAATTTACTCTCAAAATGATGGGAATGGTAGTCAAGTATTCTTAGAAGTTGCGTTCTGCATTACTAAATGGGTCTACATGGGGTGAGGCAAAAcccaagaaacaaaacaaaaatctgtaaTTTGCGTGTATCGGCCTTGTACACTGGAAAAAGCTCAAGAAAAGCAAATACTATGCACTGATTTCTTAAGAAAATTTCACCAACATGGACAATGGTTACTTACCGCACGATGTCAGCAAAAGCACAAAACAGTGTTTTAGTTTGATACGGGAGACCATGTTTTTTACATAAAGCTTTGACATCAGGCACTATTTTGTGAAAGTTGTGCCTCGGCATGGTGGGGAATAGGCTGAAAAAAGGacaaaccaaacatatattaaaaattagtaggatttgaaactttgcatggtggaaatacgatacagACAGGTTTGCGGGAACACCATAacgataatctctaaatgaaatggggtggttctgaacgttggtttcaactcgacgtttcgatcagtatgctctgatcgtctttacGAGAAAGCTAGATTTTGATGCT belongs to Asterias rubens chromosome 6, eAstRub1.3, whole genome shotgun sequence and includes:
- the LOC117291109 gene encoding 2',3'-cyclic-nucleotide 3'-phosphodiesterase-like isoform X2; translated protein: MLEITTFLPVWFKVMFFLRGVPPGRGRSALAQAIVDTFSQNSVFCCSSQTTSVDVSDQNCLQEVEINCKKHIRVIVVDHADNPSKDLKKYFSMAHQYNYTTVVVQPNTTVREDGGNVLQVRESNEVLQTPKMLYPLFYGWFLGYNISLDVQRHRKTLYDECLQQSKFVEIFNKFALPGSPHNSSGGLDFGRYFSLTGLLTGPTLLHCTSFFSNYGNRTGSKQYATSSAVKQNTGGAYNLSIIGFLITPQTFGARLRLTKDELALWGVDNSKEADKTHTESNVGSRSWVKTNKVITARTSDTLNVDKPVSCPKGWRPQEFSPTCGPGSRAHLTLGLGVNISAVQTGIDLNLIIQQELLARDKPKDIPTLQLAGGIARCYGEGNWAIYLEKPLKVGALFSGWN
- the LOC117291109 gene encoding 2',3'-cyclic-nucleotide 3'-phosphodiesterase-like isoform X1, translated to MLPNPSSKVLVLGTITLMVLLQMFIFISNLDYETSSREETTLSKLGQHYPFLENSTTINYISSEIQVMFFLRGVPPGRGRSALAQAIVDTFSQNSVFCCSSQTTSVDVSDQNCLQEVEINCKKHIRVIVVDHADNPSKDLKKYFSMAHQYNYTTVVVQPNTTVREDGGNVLQVRESNEVLQTPKMLYPLFYGWFLGYNISLDVQRHRKTLYDECLQQSKFVEIFNKFALPGSPHNSSGGLDFGRYFSLTGLLTGPTLLHCTSFFSNYGNRTGSKQYATSSAVKQNTGGAYNLSIIGFLITPQTFGARLRLTKDELALWGVDNSKEADKTHTESNVGSRSWVKTNKVITARTSDTLNVDKPVSCPKGWRPQEFSPTCGPGSRAHLTLGLGVNISAVQTGIDLNLIIQQELLARDKPKDIPTLQLAGGIARCYGEGNWAIYLEKPLKVGALFSGWN